Genomic window (Vampirovibrionales bacterium):
CCCGACGTTTTATCTGGTGGATAAAAGCGGGCGGATTGTGTGGCGCCACATCGGCGAACTGGAAGCGTCGCGGCGTCAGGCCCTGGAAAAAGCCATCGCGACGGTGTCGCGCACGCCTTAAACAGGGCGCGGGATTTTTCTGAAATCGGGTCGCAATGCTCTGGGTCATTCGGGCGATTTTGAGAAAAATAAGGGGGGCGGGCTTCAGTCTGCGCGTCAGACGCCGATAGCTATAAGGTGTCGTCGACCGCAAGCCGCAGGGGAAAGTCCGCGATGTTCTGGAATCTCTTTGGGTCGCGAAAATCCCAAAAACCGTCCGCCCGCGCCTCAGAAGAGGGGCTGGTCAAGCGGCGGCGACCGTCGACGAGCGTCGCCGAGCTGGAAGCGCTCATGGAACGCCTGGCCGATGAAATGGCTCTTTGCGACGAGACGGAATTCTCGTCGTTAATGGCGCCGTTTTACGAGATGCTCGGCCACGCCACGATTCTGGTTCCCACGGTTGAGTCCCCGGAAAGAGACGGCGGCGGCGAGAAACCGGCCTCGTACCGCTTGATGACGGTTCAGAACCCGGAGGGTGAAACGGGCGTGGCCGTGTTTACCTCGCCTGAAACCCTGTCGATGTGGATTCATGAGCCCATGCGATATGTGGGCATCCCCTTCCGCACGCTTAGCGCCAAAGTGATGGAGCAGGGGCTTGATTTCGTCTTAATTAACCCGGCAGGGCCTGCGCGCGCCGCTCTCTCGCCGTATGAGCTGTCGTATCTGGCCGATGGGCTGGCTCCGCCGCGTCGCCACGCGCTTGAGGCTGGCATGAACGTCGCCCCGCAGACCGAGATTACCGTCTGGGCCCCCACCACGTTGTCGGCGCAAATGTTGACCGAGCGCCTGAAAGGCTGCTTCGGCCAGCGCGAGCGCTGGGTAAAATCCGCCTATGTGTTTGACGTCTCCATTGCGCAGGGCCCTTCGCATCTGGCCATGGCCATCCGCCTGACCGAGGGCGAAGAAGAACGCTGGCAGCAGCAATTGCTGGGCGATGCGCTGGCCATCTCGCGCGAAGTGCTGGAGCGCAACCAGTATATGGATTTCTTCCTGCTCAATGAATCCGATGATCTTGAACGGATGCTGCAATCGGTGACTGAGCCGTTTTTTGAGAATCGCCAGGCCATAGGTTAATTCAGGGCTTGCGGGTATAATAGGCCGACACGGACGCTTTGCGTTGCGGGCGCTCTGCTTCTGGCGGGCGACGAGGAACGCCGAGGGGTTCGTCACGACGGATATACCCAGACTGCGACAAGAATACTATAAGAAGGAGAACGCCTGTGGCCGCGCCCGAAAACGCGCTGGAACGCGTCAAGGAATTCCAACTCGCCCTGCTGGGCCTGTTTCTGATGATTGGCCTGACCGTGGCCGCCATGGTCGCCGCCTCGGCGCTGGTACAGGTGAAGCGCTATCCCTACGAAGTGGTGACCGTCACGGGCGCAGCGGCCAAAAACATCCAGTCGGATTTCGCAGAATGGACGTGCCGTTTTGCGCGGCGCGCCAATGCCCCGGCCAGCGCCTTCAAGGCGCTGCAAAGCGATCGCGCCGTGATTGTCGAGTATCTGAAAAGCGTCGGCGTGACGGCCGCCGAGATGGAAGTCTCGCAAATTGGCACGACCGCTCTGTATAAACTCAACGATCGCGGTGATACCACCAATCAGATAGAAGGTTATGAGTTGTCGCAAACCATCACCTCGCGCTCAGCGGATGTGGTGAAGATTGACCGCGCCGCGCGCGAAGCCACGTCTTTGATGTCGCGCGACATGGTAGTGGATTCACAAACCCCGTCGTTCTATTACACCAAGCTCGACGATCTCAAGGTTAAAATGCTGGGTGATGCGACGCAAAACGCCTTTCAGCGCGCCCAAAGCATGGCCAAAAGCACCGGGCGCGGCATTGGTCGCTTGCGCACGGCCAATATGGGCGTCTTTCAGATCACGGCCCCCAATTCTACAGAAGTCTCTGATTACGGGGTGAATGACACCTCGTCGCGCGAGAAAAAAGTCACGGCGGTTGTCAATGCCACGTTTGAGCTGGCTAACTGACGGCGTCTGGCGACTCGGGCGACGTTTGCCGCGCCCGCGCATCGAGATAATCCTGTAAAATACGCGCGGCGGCGGCCTGGTCTACCAATCCTTTCTGACGGGACGGCGCAATGCCCTGGGCGCGTAAGGTCTGCTGCGCCAGCGTTGAGGTAAGCCGCTCATCGAAGAAAACAACCTCGCAGCCTAGATGCGTCTGCAAAGCCTCGCCAAACGCGCGGACTTTTTGCGCCATAGGGCCTTCGCTGCCGTTCATGTTGCGCGGCAGGCCGAGTACGATGGTCGAAACGCCGTATTGATCCCGCAGCGCCGCCAGCGGTGTCCAGAGATCGGTCCTGGCGTTGCGCTCCAGCGTCGGGAGCCCCACGGCGAAATGCCCCAGCGGATCGCTGATCGCAAGACCAATGCGTCGTTGACCGTAGTCAATGGCTAGAATCCGGGCGTAAACAGCGGTCATGAGCGGTTGCCTTCCGATTGAGGGCATCATGGGGGCATGTTGATTATGTCACGATCGTTATTACAGCAAACCGGTATCCTCTTTCGATACTATCTGTAATACGGTTGCCGCGGTCTTGAAAATGCTCAATTCCTTTCGTGCCCTCAGTCTCCAGAACGCTCCCCAGAAGGCGTCTTCAGAGCATCACATGCTGTCGCGCCTGTATGCGCTTTGTCTGCGTGACGGCGCGCGCGACGGACCCTGCTGTCAACTGGTCTTCACGACGCCAGAGAGGGAGCAGATACTAATGACGGCGCACTCTGGCCTCGATCGCCTCTATATTTCAGCGCAGCAGCCTTCCCCCGAAATGCCATGGCGTTGGGCCGCCTCGCGACCTGCTGCGTCGACACCCACGTCGAAATACGTGGCGTATCGAGTGGCCGCGCATCTCGGTCAGTGGATTCGGGGCTGGCAATCTCAGGTTTTTGTCGATAAGCGTTTCCCCAAGTCGGGCGTGATGGAATACCATGATGATCCTCTCAGCGACCGCCAGATCCTCGAACTGATTGAGCGCGTTGGGGAACGCATTGGGGAGCGGGTCGGGCGCGTGGCATTGGAAAAGCCCTGATCCGCGCTGAAAGCGCTTGAGCTATCGCTTGCGATTTGCTACCGTAACGATCCGTTCTCATAACGTTCCGTTCTATGGGCGAGTTGTATAGGCCACGCCAACGGCTTGATGAGGTTTGATTGCCATGCCCTTTCCGACAGCCGCTGACGCCCCGGCGTTGCGTTTCTCGCAACGCGTGGACGGCGATCAGGCCCTGAAGCTGTTTCGCGAAACCGATCTGCTGACGCTGGCCGCCATGGCCGAAACCGTCAAGGCGCGCTTTCACGACCCGGACGCGCCATATACGTTTATCATCGACCGCAACGTCAATTACACCAATATCTGTAACGTCGATTGCCTCTTCTGCGCTTTTTACCGCCATGCGGACGCGCCCGACGCCTATACGCTGACGTATGAAGAAATCCACGCCAAGGCCCAGGAGCTGGTGACGCTCGGCGGAACGCAACTCCTGTTGCAAGGCGGGGTTAATCCGGCGCTGCCCTTCGAATACTATCTGGATTTACTGCGTCAACTGCGGCGGGATTTTCCCGCGCTGACGCTGCACGCGTTCTCTCCGACCGAAATTGCGTTTATGGCTGAGCAGACCGGTCAAACGCTGCGCCAGACGTTATTACGCTTGCAGGAGGCGGGCTTGTCGTCGCTGCCCGGCGCCGGAGGCGAAATTCTGCACGATGATATCCGTCGGCGCGTGAGTCGTAAGAAGGTCAATACCGAAGACTGGCTTGGCGTTATGGAAGCCGCGCACGAGCTGGGTCTGAAGACCTCTGCAACCATGATGTTTGGCATGATGGAGTCCGACTGGCATATTGTCGATCATCTGCTTCAGATTCGCGCGTTGCAGGATCGCTCCGGCGGTTTCATCTCGTTTATCCCGTGGACGTTTCAACGTGAGAACACGGCTTTGGCCCGTCTGACGCAACCTCCGCCCGACGGGCTGGCGTATTTACGCGTCACGGCGCTGGCGCGCCTGGTGCTGGACAATATTCCCAACATCGGCGCGTCGTGGATCACGCAGGGCATGAAGCTCGGACAGGTCGCTTTGACGATGGGGGCCAACGACATGGGCGGCCTGCTGCTGGAAGAAAACGTCGTCACGCAAGCTGGAGCGACGCCCACCACAAAAAGCGTGGCGGAGATGGTCAAAGCGATTCATGCAAGCGGACGCGACGCAGCCCAGCGCGATACGCAATACGCCGTTTTGAAGCGCTTTACGCGTTAGGGCGCAATTGGCCGGATTTTCGCGCCGTTTTGGCCGGCGACGGCTTCTGCGCTCTCGCGACTGGAGAAGGTGCCCAGTTTGACGACGTGACGTCCGCCGGACAAACCGGAGAAGGCTTCGACGCCGCGGCCCTTGAGGGTTTCAGCGGCAGCGCGGGCTTCAGTGTCTGAGCCATAACCGTCGACATACACCTGATACAGCGTCTTGGGCGCAGGCGGGGTCGCAACCGGGGTTGGCGCAGGCGGGGCGACGCGCGGGCGGAGGCGCGGCTCAAACGCCGGGTCGGGGGGTTCTAGCGTACGCGTAACCGGCGGCGGAGGCGGGGTCATGGGTCGCCTGAGCGCGGGGGCCGCAGGAGGGGGCGGTTCGACTTGTACTAAGGTCGGCGGCGCATGCGAAGGCGATTCTACCACGGCTTCCTGAGCCGATTGCGGCGGGGGCGTCTGGACTTGCGTCGTGGGCGCAATGGCAGGAGCGACAAATGCCGGGCTTCCCGGTACTCTGACCACCGCGCTGCCGGTGTTGGCGGCTTTAAATTCCGCAGGCGGTCCCTCATCTTCAAGAATCGGCGCAGATTCGGGCGTTTTGGTATCGAACGACAAATCGATGTTTTTAAACACCAGATTAAACAGCACCAGCAAAATCACCAGCGAAACGGTCATCGTGGAGAAAAAGAGAATCAGAATTCTGCGAAAGCCCATGGTTAGCGCACCGCCTTCACTTTACATGTCGATCGTTTAATATCCTGCCACTCGTCGGCCAGAATGCGCATACAGGCGTTGGCCAGACTGCGCGCATCCTCAATGCCCAAATCGCATCCCAATCCTGCGGCCTCGACAGGCGCGCCGGCGGGATCGATATTCAGGCCGGTGTGGATGAGGCAGGATGTTGGACTGATGGTGCAGATCGAGACCGACAGCTTTTTCGTGTTCTGGTAAAACAGGTCGTCGCCGATGCGCCGCACCGCCAATTCGCCGCGCTCGGCGTTGATGCGGTCCTGTAAAATCGAGGAAAACAGCCGCTGAGCCACCACGCCCTCTTCCAGCGGAATGCCAAACAGTTCAATAATAAAGTGCAGCATATTTTTAGAGTAAATATAGTCTTCGTTCAGCACGTCTTCAAGGTCGACCATGCGCGAGATATCCACGTGACAGGGGCCGATAAAGGCCGCCACGGCGTCCCCCAGAATTCCGGCGTTCCGGTAAATCCAGTGACTGACCAGCTCTTCGCCGGTGTAAGGATGGGGTTCTTCCATAAAATGGGTTTTCATCGAGGAAATTCCATCGGTCGCCGCCTCGTGGAATGAATTCACGATTAGTATACGTCAAAACCGGGCGCGGGCGCGTTTGAGGTTTGCGCACGTTATAATCGTGACGCTTCTTTATTAATAAGCATATCCCCCGTGTTTGCTCTTTTGAACGCTGATGACGCCCGCTTCTTCCGCTGCCTGTTCTGATTTGCGGCCTTGCGACACTCGTCGCTTGCCGTTGTGGACGTTGCCTTTCTTAATGATGGCGCTGGTTGCGCTGGCGTTCTTCAGCGCATTTCATCTCATCACGCCAACGCTTCCCTTGTATTTGCATCAACGTGGGATGAACGGCGGCGCCATTGGCGTGATGGTCTCGGCGTTTATGGCGGCTTCTCTGATAACGCGTCCGCTGATGGGCCGCTGGGCGGATCTCGCCTCCAAAAAGAGGCTGATTGTCGTTGGCGCTGCTTGCTTTGCCGCCTGCGCGCCGTGCTACCTCCTGCCGCTTTCCGATGGCGCCTTGTTTGCGCTGCGACTGATTCACGGGGCCGCGTTCTCACTTTTTGTGGCCGCTTATTATGGGTATTTACTGCAGGTTTTGCCGCAAGCGCGGCGCGCCGAAGCCCTCAGCGCCCATAGCAATGTCGTGATGCTGGCGCTGGCGCTGGGGCCCATGGCCGGATTATGGCTCATGGAGACGGTTTCGATAGGACTGGTCTTCTGGACGATGCTGGCTTTAGGCATCGCGGCGCTGCTGTTATGTCTGGCTTTGCCGCCAGAGCCACAGGCGGACCCTGTGACACGACTTCATAACCCCGTTCAGAATGCTGACGTCACATGGATTCATCCTAAAGCGCTGGGTCCTGGCGCGTTGATGGCCTCTGTCAGCGTGTTATACGGGGCGGTGCTGCCCTTCGCCCCCCTGATTGGCCACGAAAAAGGCATGGACGCCATGGCGCCCCTGTACCTGCTCTATACCGCAGGCGTTATCGTGACCCGTTCTGTCAGCGGCGCGCTGTCAGATCGCTATGGACGCGCGGCGGTGCTGATTCCGGCGATGGCTTTGAGCGGCGTTTCGGTCTGGTGTATGGCGTTCACGCCGACCTCGTGGGGGTTGTTGTTAAGCGCGCTGGCGTACGGTCTGACTGGCGGAGCCGTTCAACCGTCATTGATGGCCATGGTCGCCGATCGCCTCGAAGACGGCGAACGCGCCAGCGCCATGGCGACCTTTACGATGTTCGGCGATTTTGGCATGGCGCTTGGCAGCCTGATCATCGGGGGGCTCAGCGCTTGGACAGGTTATGGAGGCGCGCTGGCATTCCCTGCCCTCATCGCGCTCAGCGGCGCAACGGCGTTGTGGATGTCGCATCAGCGTCAAAGTCGAGCGACGGCTCAGGCGTCGAACTAGCGCCGAGCGATTATCGCGCCATTTCGGCGCGGAAAAGCCGAAATGGGATGGGGCGGTTGTGCCCGTCTGCCGAAAAAATGCTTCGCAGCCGATGAGGCGCAGCTTGTAAACACGCGCGGCCCATAAACCACGGATTGCCAATTAAATAACGTCCCATTAAGCGGCGAGGCTCTGACGAAAAGCGATACAGCCACTCAAAACCTGCGTCGCCCATCCACTGCGGGCACCGGGGTTGACGCCCTGTAAAATAATCCATCACGGCACCCAGCGGTAGAATGGCGCCCACGTCGATCTGAGAGCGTCGCTTGTCTACCCAGAATTCCTGAATGGGCGTACCCAGCCCGACAATCAGCAGGTCGGGCTTGAGGCGGTTAATCTCGTCAATCACGTCGCGCTCCTGCGCAGGGTCATTAACGAAATACCCATGATGAAACCCAATCACGGAATGACGCGGCGCAACAGCGTTGAGCAGGGCAAGCATTTTTTCAGCGATGCCCGGCTCGCCTCCCAGCAGATAAATGGAAAGGCGCTCTTTGGCCATAAAGCGAAAGAACGACAAAAACCAGTCGGCGGCTGGGAGCCGTCGCGGAAGCCATTGCCCGGCGAGGCGCGCCGCCCATTGAATGCCCGCGCCGTCGCAGTAGACGACGTCAGCGCGCGTCAGAAATCGTTTGAGCTTGGGCAAACGAAAGGCGGTGTTGAGGACATGCGCATTCACATAAGTAATCAAGGCCTGTTGCGGCTTGCGAATCTCCAGGGCAATGCGCTCAAACAAGCTCTGTTCACTTTGAAAGGCGGCGATAGTGACGCCTTCCACATTCACGCATGCGGGATAAGCGCCCACGGCGCTAATCATTGTTTCCTGAACGCTCATACGGCGCTTCCTAACCTGTTCTTTCGCCTAATCGCCCGAAGGCGTCCTAACCTCGAAACACGCAAGCGCAACTTACGCCAAATCTAACGCAAGGCAAGCTAAACGCACCCGACCCCGCTGCTCTCACTCGCCAATGGAGACCCCATGACCAGTGCGCGCCTGGAAACAGATGTAAACTGACTCTCCTAGATAATGCGGGGCGCATCCGCCGAAAATCGCCTGTTGCCATGCGTTCGGCGTCAACAGGGTTATCTTAATACTCTGCGCGGCGCCTGTAAAGTCATGAATATTCGGTTTTTATGGAATCGGCGGGGGCGGGCTTTTTGGGTAATATCATCGGCGTAACGGCCTCCGGGGGGACTCGTTGGCGATCGCCCCGCCCATGGCGCGCGTCCTGGCGGTTACGGCTTTGGTTGATAGCTGCTGATAACAAGAGCGCTTGATGCGCGATCCCTGTCGTCTTTCACGCTAAAATAGGCCTGATGGGTTTTGAGCGCTTTCTCACCAGCGCGCGTGACGGGAGATTCTGCTGATGTCTGGCCAAACGCAACCGTGGGTCGCGATTATTATGGGAAGCCAGTCCGACTGGGAGACCATGCGCCATGCCAGCGAGACGCTGCAGACGCTGGACGTTGCCCATGAGTGCCGCGTCGTATCGGCTCACCGCACCCCGCAGGCGATGGCCCAATTTGCCGAAGAGGCGGAATCGCGCGGTATTCAGGTGATTATTGCCGGCGCAGGCGGCGCGGCGCATCTGCCCGGCATGACGGCGTCTCATACGGCGCTGCCCGTTATCGGCGTGCCGGTGATGAGCCAGGCCCTGCACGGCGTCGATTCGCTCCTGTCGATTGTTCAGATGCCTGGCGGCGTCCCT
Coding sequences:
- a CDS encoding enhanced serine sensitivity protein SseB C-terminal domain-containing protein, which produces MFWNLFGSRKSQKPSARASEEGLVKRRRPSTSVAELEALMERLADEMALCDETEFSSLMAPFYEMLGHATILVPTVESPERDGGGEKPASYRLMTVQNPEGETGVAVFTSPETLSMWIHEPMRYVGIPFRTLSAKVMEQGLDFVLINPAGPARAALSPYELSYLADGLAPPRRHALEAGMNVAPQTEITVWAPTTLSAQMLTERLKGCFGQRERWVKSAYVFDVSIAQGPSHLAMAIRLTEGEEERWQQQLLGDALAISREVLERNQYMDFFLLNESDDLERMLQSVTEPFFENRQAIG
- a CDS encoding SIMPL domain-containing protein; this encodes MAAPENALERVKEFQLALLGLFLMIGLTVAAMVAASALVQVKRYPYEVVTVTGAAAKNIQSDFAEWTCRFARRANAPASAFKALQSDRAVIVEYLKSVGVTAAEMEVSQIGTTALYKLNDRGDTTNQIEGYELSQTITSRSADVVKIDRAAREATSLMSRDMVVDSQTPSFYYTKLDDLKVKMLGDATQNAFQRAQSMAKSTGRGIGRLRTANMGVFQITAPNSTEVSDYGVNDTSSREKKVTAVVNATFELAN
- the ruvX gene encoding Holliday junction resolvase RuvX codes for the protein MTAVYARILAIDYGQRRIGLAISDPLGHFAVGLPTLERNARTDLWTPLAALRDQYGVSTIVLGLPRNMNGSEGPMAQKVRAFGEALQTHLGCEVVFFDERLTSTLAQQTLRAQGIAPSRQKGLVDQAAAARILQDYLDARARQTSPESPDAVS
- the mqnC gene encoding dehypoxanthine futalosine cyclase translates to MPFPTAADAPALRFSQRVDGDQALKLFRETDLLTLAAMAETVKARFHDPDAPYTFIIDRNVNYTNICNVDCLFCAFYRHADAPDAYTLTYEEIHAKAQELVTLGGTQLLLQGGVNPALPFEYYLDLLRQLRRDFPALTLHAFSPTEIAFMAEQTGQTLRQTLLRLQEAGLSSLPGAGGEILHDDIRRRVSRKKVNTEDWLGVMEAAHELGLKTSATMMFGMMESDWHIVDHLLQIRALQDRSGGFISFIPWTFQRENTALARLTQPPPDGLAYLRVTALARLVLDNIPNIGASWITQGMKLGQVALTMGANDMGGLLLEENVVTQAGATPTTKSVAEMVKAIHASGRDAAQRDTQYAVLKRFTR
- a CDS encoding DUF366 family protein is translated as MKTHFMEEPHPYTGEELVSHWIYRNAGILGDAVAAFIGPCHVDISRMVDLEDVLNEDYIYSKNMLHFIIELFGIPLEEGVVAQRLFSSILQDRINAERGELAVRRIGDDLFYQNTKKLSVSICTISPTSCLIHTGLNIDPAGAPVEAAGLGCDLGIEDARSLANACMRILADEWQDIKRSTCKVKAVR
- a CDS encoding MFS transporter, whose amino-acid sequence is MTPASSAACSDLRPCDTRRLPLWTLPFLMMALVALAFFSAFHLITPTLPLYLHQRGMNGGAIGVMVSAFMAASLITRPLMGRWADLASKKRLIVVGAACFAACAPCYLLPLSDGALFALRLIHGAAFSLFVAAYYGYLLQVLPQARRAEALSAHSNVVMLALALGPMAGLWLMETVSIGLVFWTMLALGIAALLLCLALPPEPQADPVTRLHNPVQNADVTWIHPKALGPGALMASVSVLYGAVLPFAPLIGHEKGMDAMAPLYLLYTAGVIVTRSVSGALSDRYGRAAVLIPAMALSGVSVWCMAFTPTSWGLLLSALAYGLTGGAVQPSLMAMVADRLEDGERASAMATFTMFGDFGMALGSLIIGGLSAWTGYGGALAFPALIALSGATALWMSHQRQSRATAQASN
- a CDS encoding WecB/TagA/CpsF family glycosyltransferase, producing MSVQETMISAVGAYPACVNVEGVTIAAFQSEQSLFERIALEIRKPQQALITYVNAHVLNTAFRLPKLKRFLTRADVVYCDGAGIQWAARLAGQWLPRRLPAADWFLSFFRFMAKERLSIYLLGGEPGIAEKMLALLNAVAPRHSVIGFHHGYFVNDPAQERDVIDEINRLKPDLLIVGLGTPIQEFWVDKRRSQIDVGAILPLGAVMDYFTGRQPRCPQWMGDAGFEWLYRFSSEPRRLMGRYLIGNPWFMGRACLQAAPHRLRSIFSADGHNRPIPFRLFRAEMAR
- the purE gene encoding 5-(carboxyamino)imidazole ribonucleotide mutase, whose amino-acid sequence is MSGQTQPWVAIIMGSQSDWETMRHASETLQTLDVAHECRVVSAHRTPQAMAQFAEEAESRGIQVIIAGAGGAAHLPGMTASHTALPVIGVPVMSQALHGVDSLLSIVQMPGGVPVATMAIGKAGAINAALMAAAILGRWRPEILAAYRAYRQRQTEAVIETAMIQESL